The following coding sequences lie in one Maribacter forsetii DSM 18668 genomic window:
- a CDS encoding NADPH-dependent FMN reductase — translation MSYILAFAGSNSSVSINYKLVKYTASLIKGQEVKLRDMSKYPFPMYSQDVENENGFSNSLVEFKNEITNAKGLIISVNEHNSYPSAYFKNTLDWLSRLDSKFLADKKIFLMATSGGGRGAIGALEVAEKMLARFQGTVVETFSLPKYGENFDEEKGITNDDLAKVFAAKLDSFVKAIS, via the coding sequence ATGAGTTACATTTTGGCATTTGCAGGTAGCAATTCTTCAGTATCCATTAATTACAAATTGGTAAAGTATACTGCTAGTTTAATAAAGGGGCAAGAAGTAAAGTTGAGAGATATGTCTAAATATCCATTTCCTATGTATAGTCAAGATGTAGAAAATGAAAACGGATTCTCTAATTCTTTGGTTGAATTCAAGAATGAAATCACCAATGCAAAGGGGCTGATCATATCTGTTAACGAGCACAATAGTTATCCTTCAGCTTATTTTAAAAACACTTTGGACTGGTTATCTAGATTGGATTCTAAATTTCTTGCTGATAAAAAAATATTCTTAATGGCTACGTCCGGTGGGGGTAGAGGAGCAATAGGAGCACTTGAAGTTGCGGAAAAAATGCTTGCAAGATTTCAGGGTACGGTTGTAGAAACTTTCTCATTACCTAAGTATGGTGAAAACTTTGATGAAGAAAAGGGTATTACCAATGACGACCTGGCTAAGGTTTTTGCTGCAAAACTAGACTCTTTTGTAAAGGCAATTTCATAA
- the tilS gene encoding tRNA lysidine(34) synthetase TilS, which translates to MLNAFKKHIEDSFPELLDSHFIIACSGGLDSSVLVELCHLINLSFSIVHCNFNLRGKASDGDENFVRQYAKKIDKPFFVTHFDTLGYVNQHKVSVQMAARELRYAWFDQLLKEHNSAYLLTAHHANDNLETFLINLSRGTGIDGLTGIPAKINDIRRPLLPFTRQELESFAQVKKMKWREDASNADAKYLRNKIRLEIIPKLNELHPTFSNNFKSTLDYLGQTDVIASAYLEKLKEELFVEKGERQEVNISQLKELKPLSTYLFGLFSSYGFKEMENLEALLDGLSGKQLVSSSHVLVKNREVLILSAKDESKLERQEYFITEEEVPLNLSVNLKFSVVSERLDNTNSEIFVQKSLLKYPLTVRKWKTGDYFYPIGLNRKKKLSKFFKDEKVDVLSKEKTWLLCSGEQIVWVIGMRADHRFRVSDTAQEILKIELHD; encoded by the coding sequence GTGTTAAATGCATTCAAAAAACATATTGAAGATTCTTTTCCAGAATTGCTAGATTCTCATTTCATCATTGCATGCAGTGGTGGTCTTGATAGTTCTGTACTCGTAGAATTGTGCCATCTAATAAATTTGAGTTTTTCTATAGTGCATTGTAATTTTAATTTAAGAGGAAAAGCCAGTGATGGTGATGAAAATTTTGTGCGGCAGTATGCCAAAAAAATAGATAAACCCTTTTTTGTAACTCACTTTGATACGCTTGGTTATGTTAATCAGCACAAGGTCTCTGTGCAAATGGCAGCAAGAGAACTGCGTTATGCTTGGTTTGATCAGTTGTTAAAAGAGCATAATAGTGCTTATCTATTGACAGCACATCATGCCAATGATAATTTAGAAACTTTTTTGATCAATTTATCAAGAGGTACTGGTATTGATGGCTTAACGGGCATTCCTGCTAAAATAAATGATATACGAAGGCCTTTGTTGCCTTTTACCAGGCAAGAACTTGAATCTTTTGCACAGGTAAAAAAAATGAAATGGCGTGAAGATGCCAGTAATGCCGATGCAAAATATTTACGTAACAAAATTAGACTAGAGATCATTCCGAAGTTGAATGAACTGCATCCTACTTTTTCAAATAATTTTAAAAGTACCTTAGATTATTTAGGACAAACCGATGTTATTGCATCGGCATACCTTGAAAAACTTAAAGAAGAACTCTTTGTTGAAAAAGGCGAAAGGCAAGAAGTGAACATCTCACAGTTGAAAGAATTAAAGCCTTTGTCTACCTATTTATTTGGTTTGTTCAGTTCTTACGGATTCAAGGAGATGGAAAATTTAGAGGCATTGTTAGACGGACTTTCGGGTAAACAATTGGTATCTAGTTCTCATGTGCTGGTTAAAAATCGTGAGGTATTGATTTTGTCAGCTAAAGATGAAAGTAAATTAGAAAGGCAGGAGTATTTCATTACTGAAGAAGAAGTACCTTTGAACCTATCCGTGAATTTAAAATTTTCGGTCGTTTCTGAACGTTTGGATAATACGAATAGTGAGATTTTTGTTCAAAAGAGTTTACTAAAATATCCGTTGACGGTAAGAAAATGGAAAACGGGCGACTATTTTTATCCGATAGGATTAAATCGTAAAAAGAAATTATCTAAGTTTTTTAAAGATGAGAAAGTAGACGTTTTGTCTAAAGAAAAAACTTGGTTGTTATGCTCAGGCGAGCAAATTGTTTGGGTAATTGGTATGCGTGCGGATCATCGTTTTAGGGTTTCAGATACCGCTCAAGAGATTTTAAAAATAGAATTACATGATTAG
- a CDS encoding protein-disulfide reductase DsbD family protein: MIRFFALLFFIVVFPFSIFAQTEDEPVVWEQQVNKISESEYELVMQAKILDGWHMYSQFTSEFGSLPSEFTYNGNGTIYELIDGTTESETIKEYSEIFEVEETYFKENATFTQRIKILDPAINQIDVDLFFQVCEEVCIPMDKKFTFTLDGSAAQEVVTTVDDRSLALGQELRLDLKNRELLTQGQDSIAETTSIWVIFGLGFLGGLIALLTPCVFPMIPLTVSFFTKHSQKKSKGIINALLYGFFIILIYFLLSLPFHLFDSVDSQILNSIATNVWLNLLFFVIFIFFAFSFFGYYELTLPSSWANKMDDASTKVGGVLGIFFMAVTLAIVSFSCTGPILGGLLGGTTLAEGEVASNLTAGMTGFGVALALPFALFALFPAWLNSLPKSGGWMTTVKVVLGFLEIGLALKFLSNADLVGHWGILKREVFLGIWIVLGIAMTLYLFGLYKFPHDGPVKKLSLSRKVAAFVSAAFTIYMILGVTNITNLKLLSGFPPPEFYSIFEQESDCPLGIDCYKDFDEGLAYAKEVNKPILLDFTGWACVNCRKMEENVWSDSEVFPIIKENYVLISLYTDDREELPETEQFNFQFDSGRVKEINNIAQKWGTFQDVNFGSISQPFYVLLSPDLKVLNTSIQNTDIPTYKNWLLEGLRNND, encoded by the coding sequence ATGATTAGATTTTTTGCTTTATTATTTTTTATTGTAGTCTTTCCGTTCAGCATTTTTGCGCAAACAGAAGATGAACCGGTGGTTTGGGAACAGCAGGTCAACAAAATTTCAGAATCGGAATATGAATTGGTAATGCAGGCTAAAATTTTAGATGGCTGGCATATGTACTCTCAATTTACTTCAGAATTTGGCTCTCTACCTAGTGAATTTACTTATAATGGAAATGGAACTATTTATGAATTAATAGACGGAACCACGGAAAGTGAAACAATAAAAGAATACAGTGAAATTTTTGAGGTTGAGGAAACTTATTTCAAAGAAAATGCAACATTTACGCAGCGAATTAAAATATTGGATCCGGCCATAAATCAGATAGATGTTGACTTGTTTTTTCAGGTATGTGAAGAGGTTTGTATCCCTATGGATAAAAAATTCACGTTTACATTAGATGGTTCAGCTGCTCAAGAAGTTGTAACTACAGTAGACGATAGAAGCTTAGCTTTAGGGCAAGAGTTACGATTAGATTTAAAGAATAGGGAACTTCTTACTCAAGGACAAGATAGCATTGCAGAGACAACCAGTATCTGGGTTATTTTTGGCTTAGGTTTTCTTGGCGGATTAATAGCCTTGTTGACTCCGTGTGTTTTTCCAATGATACCTTTAACGGTTTCTTTTTTTACCAAGCACTCCCAGAAAAAATCTAAAGGAATAATTAATGCGCTTTTATACGGTTTCTTTATAATACTTATTTACTTTTTATTGAGTCTGCCTTTTCATTTGTTCGACTCGGTAGATTCTCAAATTTTAAATTCCATCGCAACCAATGTATGGTTGAATTTATTGTTCTTCGTAATCTTCATATTTTTTGCCTTTTCCTTTTTTGGGTACTATGAACTAACGTTGCCAAGCTCTTGGGCAAATAAAATGGATGACGCATCAACAAAAGTAGGTGGTGTCTTAGGAATCTTTTTCATGGCTGTTACCTTGGCAATTGTGTCTTTCTCTTGTACTGGTCCTATACTAGGAGGGTTGCTTGGGGGTACCACCTTGGCGGAAGGGGAAGTTGCGTCTAATCTTACTGCTGGTATGACGGGTTTTGGCGTAGCATTAGCATTGCCGTTTGCACTATTTGCGTTATTCCCTGCGTGGTTAAATTCACTTCCAAAATCTGGTGGATGGATGACCACGGTAAAAGTGGTATTAGGCTTTTTAGAAATAGGTTTGGCTTTAAAATTCTTATCTAATGCAGATTTAGTTGGGCATTGGGGTATACTAAAGCGTGAGGTCTTTTTAGGTATTTGGATAGTGCTGGGTATAGCAATGACTTTATACTTATTCGGGTTATATAAGTTTCCACATGATGGTCCGGTTAAAAAGTTATCGCTGAGTAGAAAAGTAGCAGCTTTTGTAAGTGCTGCATTTACTATTTACATGATTTTAGGGGTTACCAATATCACCAATTTAAAATTGTTAAGCGGATTTCCTCCTCCTGAATTTTACAGCATCTTTGAGCAAGAGAGCGATTGCCCATTAGGTATTGATTGCTATAAAGACTTTGATGAAGGTTTAGCGTATGCAAAAGAAGTAAATAAACCTATTCTATTAGATTTTACAGGTTGGGCATGTGTAAACTGTAGAAAGATGGAAGAAAATGTATGGAGCGATTCAGAGGTTTTTCCGATTATAAAAGAAAACTATGTCCTTATATCATTATATACTGATGATAGGGAAGAACTGCCAGAAACTGAACAATTTAATTTTCAGTTTGATAGTGGTCGTGTAAAGGAAATTAATAACATTGCCCAAAAATGGGGTACTTTTCAAGATGTGAATTTTGGTTCTATTTCTCAGCCTTTTTATGTGTTACTTTCTCCAGATTTAAAAGTGTTGAACACATCTATTCAAAATACTGATATACCAACCTATAAAAATTGGTTGCTAGAAGGATTACGAAATAATGACTAG
- a CDS encoding penicillin acylase family protein, translated as MKTLKKIGAFLLVIITLLIIVVGLFAYTLKPDYSGEKELADLEQEVNVYYDEFGVPHIYGANEKDAFRTLGYVHAQDRLWQMELLRRIASGGLSEVFGADLIGTDKFFLSLGIADASKVTASNADENDEGVILAKAYLDGINQFIKEGPTPVEFYLTGIDKKEFVLEDVYNTIGYMAFSFAMAHKTDPLLTTINAKLGPEYLNGLHVGSSVETEWIKNYNPTTSDTIQNNLSASVNKALSVLDIPLFEGSNSWVIAPEKTKNGKVIFANDPHIGFSQPSVWFEAHIETPTYSKYGYHIAGIPFPLLGHNRNVAYGLTMFENDDVDFYFEENNPDNENQYLSENGYVDYEIITKSFKVKDSSDVEFTYKKTIHGPILNGIADQVQGERPIAMSWLYTQMENKVIDALFGLSHSNNLKEFKKALPKIHAPGLNIMYGDNEGNVAWFATAQLYNIPDSVNTKLIFEVGEGLPVEKEFIPFNENPQAINPPSNYVYSANNQPDSIAGILYPGYYLPENRGKRIVQLLEPKNDWNLDSASEMITDVVSSVDPEIVTNLSKYLDVALLSENGLKAIDSLKMWTGDYKLSSIEATIYNRWVYYFLENTFKDELDEDLFNQLINTHFIKRLIAPLSKDEESVWLDNLNTSNVQESMADIVNTSFMDAIASLEKDFGNNMSNWRWERVHSIEHPHPIGQIAALRSFFNVGPFPVNGTREVINNLAFSYDKTGFYKTNVGPSTRRLVDFSDVENSISILPTGQSGNPFSKHYRDQAEMYVNGEFRKMMMNKAEIQKSKEILTFKPKD; from the coding sequence ATGAAAACACTTAAAAAAATAGGAGCTTTCCTATTGGTTATTATTACCCTTCTGATTATTGTTGTCGGACTATTTGCATATACTTTAAAACCAGATTATTCTGGTGAAAAAGAACTTGCAGATCTTGAGCAAGAGGTAAATGTCTATTATGATGAATTTGGTGTTCCGCATATATACGGAGCCAATGAAAAAGATGCCTTTAGAACTTTAGGGTATGTACATGCTCAAGACCGACTTTGGCAAATGGAACTTCTTAGAAGAATTGCCAGTGGCGGTTTGTCAGAAGTTTTTGGTGCGGATTTAATAGGTACTGATAAATTCTTTTTATCACTAGGTATTGCAGATGCTTCTAAAGTGACAGCAAGTAATGCAGATGAGAACGATGAAGGTGTTATTTTGGCTAAAGCTTACTTAGACGGTATCAATCAATTTATAAAAGAAGGGCCAACACCGGTAGAGTTTTATCTAACAGGTATAGATAAAAAAGAATTCGTTTTAGAAGACGTCTATAACACTATAGGATATATGGCTTTTAGTTTTGCTATGGCCCATAAAACAGATCCTCTTTTAACCACTATAAATGCCAAATTAGGACCTGAGTATTTAAATGGTTTACATGTAGGGTCAAGTGTGGAAACGGAATGGATTAAGAACTATAACCCAACCACATCAGACACTATTCAAAATAACCTTTCGGCTTCTGTAAACAAGGCTTTAAGTGTGTTGGATATTCCTTTGTTTGAAGGTAGTAATAGCTGGGTTATTGCTCCAGAAAAAACTAAGAATGGTAAAGTCATTTTTGCCAATGATCCTCATATTGGTTTCTCACAGCCTTCGGTTTGGTTTGAGGCGCATATAGAGACACCAACATATTCTAAGTATGGTTATCATATTGCAGGTATACCATTTCCGTTATTAGGGCATAATAGAAACGTTGCCTATGGTCTAACTATGTTCGAGAATGATGATGTTGATTTTTATTTTGAAGAGAATAACCCTGATAATGAGAATCAATATTTATCTGAAAATGGATATGTAGACTATGAAATTATAACGAAATCTTTTAAAGTTAAAGATTCTTCTGATGTTGAGTTTACCTATAAAAAAACAATTCACGGACCAATTTTAAATGGTATCGCCGATCAAGTACAGGGAGAAAGACCAATTGCTATGTCTTGGTTATACACTCAAATGGAAAATAAAGTAATAGATGCATTATTTGGTTTAAGCCATTCTAACAATCTTAAAGAATTCAAGAAAGCATTACCGAAAATTCATGCACCGGGATTGAATATTATGTACGGCGATAATGAAGGTAATGTAGCTTGGTTTGCTACTGCGCAACTATATAATATTCCAGATTCAGTAAATACAAAGTTGATTTTTGAAGTAGGAGAAGGGCTTCCTGTAGAAAAAGAATTTATACCATTTAACGAAAATCCGCAGGCTATAAATCCACCAAGCAACTATGTGTATTCTGCTAATAACCAACCCGATTCTATTGCTGGTATCCTTTACCCTGGTTACTATTTGCCAGAAAATAGAGGAAAGCGAATAGTTCAACTTTTAGAGCCTAAAAATGATTGGAATTTAGATTCGGCAAGCGAAATGATTACTGATGTTGTTTCATCTGTAGATCCAGAAATTGTAACCAATTTATCTAAATACTTAGATGTTGCTTTATTAAGTGAAAATGGATTAAAAGCGATTGATAGTTTAAAAATGTGGACAGGAGATTACAAGCTATCTTCAATTGAAGCAACTATATATAATAGATGGGTTTATTATTTTTTAGAAAATACGTTTAAAGATGAATTAGATGAGGATTTATTCAATCAACTTATAAATACCCACTTTATTAAACGGTTAATAGCTCCGTTATCTAAGGATGAAGAATCCGTATGGTTAGACAATTTAAATACTTCCAACGTTCAAGAAAGCATGGCAGACATCGTGAATACATCTTTTATGGACGCCATAGCTTCTTTAGAGAAAGATTTTGGTAATAATATGAGTAATTGGCGTTGGGAGAGAGTACATAGTATTGAACATCCCCATCCTATTGGTCAAATAGCCGCTTTGCGTTCCTTTTTTAATGTTGGTCCATTTCCCGTTAATGGAACAAGAGAAGTAATAAACAACTTGGCATTCTCGTACGATAAAACAGGTTTTTACAAAACTAATGTAGGTCCTTCTACTAGAAGACTTGTAGATTTTTCAGATGTAGAAAATAGTATTAGCATTTTGCCTACCGGGCAATCTGGTAATCCGTTTAGTAAACATTATAGAGATCAAGCGGAAATGTACGTCAACGGAGAGTTCCGTAAAATGATGATGAATAAGGCAGAAATTCAAAAGAGTAAAGAAATCCTTACATTTAAGCCAAAGGATTAA
- a CDS encoding recombinase family protein, whose product MLAIYSRISREKEEGKDRSIKDQRLRGEALADKLGLNFKHFTDEGVSGTWSLEKRPAFFELIQDLTNKKGLITVVYAFDASRLYRSESTRLSFLSAVRKKNIELYFDNGKFDWSDPYMDFMGKVLSATDVLHVDVTKLKVKSILKRNALEGKAFGITPYGYKTDANGMFIINEEEAEVVKRIYKLSLEGKGTRSIAGILNDEDVPTRYNTIGEGTIVVRNKYTDKKTVKDKKSVNWAGGTVRGIIVNPIYKGIRIWNKHNSKKNRERRKGGRPIDPEIIIELPELQIVTPSYWLKVNNNLKNNVNNKGKNVEHKYMLKGILECSVCGSNYYGRTRLSKKDNYYMCSSKRYKHSTCNNRSINIDVLDSIIWQTMFLDMTLYDDMVKSIAEGDSGKRKKELAKLIDKNKKELSKVVEKRKRMVLAVINGTLEENEVASIRKTISDEENNINEKLNRDEEELLELGNERNLLSELGEDLQLNMLEDSPDAREFYRDKREIWDFIQPTLRSLDFSVSYNEKRRLLNKYIERIFINYDFEKRTFKLELKFKLPIPDRTFIVDFNYIALFDLNQNSLVLWKYENRRYFTEKKISQTLELLRTYQV is encoded by the coding sequence ATGCTTGCAATATATTCCAGAATTTCAAGAGAGAAAGAAGAAGGTAAAGATAGGAGTATAAAGGACCAAAGGCTTAGAGGGGAAGCTCTTGCTGATAAGCTTGGATTAAACTTTAAGCATTTTACAGATGAAGGTGTAAGTGGTACATGGAGTTTAGAAAAAAGACCAGCCTTTTTCGAACTAATACAGGATTTAACCAATAAAAAAGGTTTAATAACTGTGGTTTATGCATTTGACGCTAGTAGGCTTTATAGGAGTGAGTCTACTAGGTTAAGTTTTCTTTCTGCAGTAAGAAAAAAAAATATAGAACTTTATTTTGATAACGGTAAATTCGATTGGTCTGATCCTTATATGGACTTCATGGGTAAGGTTTTAAGTGCTACTGATGTCCTTCATGTTGATGTTACAAAATTGAAAGTTAAATCAATTCTTAAGAGAAATGCATTAGAGGGAAAAGCATTTGGCATAACGCCATATGGGTATAAAACTGATGCTAACGGAATGTTTATTATAAATGAAGAGGAAGCCGAAGTTGTTAAACGTATTTATAAACTTTCTCTTGAAGGAAAAGGTACTAGGTCAATTGCTGGTATACTGAATGACGAAGACGTTCCCACAAGATATAACACTATTGGAGAGGGAACAATAGTTGTCCGAAATAAATATACAGATAAAAAGACGGTCAAAGATAAAAAGTCTGTTAATTGGGCTGGGGGTACCGTTAGAGGTATTATAGTAAATCCAATTTATAAGGGTATTAGAATATGGAACAAGCATAATTCGAAGAAGAATAGAGAAAGAAGAAAAGGAGGTAGACCAATTGACCCTGAAATAATAATCGAGTTGCCGGAACTTCAAATAGTTACTCCAAGCTATTGGTTAAAAGTTAATAATAATTTAAAGAATAATGTGAACAATAAGGGTAAGAACGTAGAACATAAATACATGTTAAAAGGTATTTTGGAGTGTAGCGTTTGTGGGAGTAACTATTATGGACGCACGAGATTAAGTAAAAAGGATAATTATTATATGTGTTCTAGTAAAAGATATAAACATTCAACCTGTAATAATCGTTCGATTAATATTGATGTTCTTGATTCAATAATCTGGCAAACTATGTTTTTGGATATGACACTATATGATGATATGGTGAAGAGTATAGCAGAAGGGGATTCAGGAAAAAGGAAAAAAGAACTTGCCAAGCTAATTGACAAAAATAAAAAAGAATTATCTAAGGTAGTAGAAAAAAGAAAAAGGATGGTCTTGGCTGTTATAAATGGTACTCTTGAAGAGAATGAGGTCGCTAGTATTAGAAAGACAATTTCTGATGAAGAAAATAACATTAATGAAAAACTTAATAGGGATGAAGAGGAGTTATTAGAGTTAGGTAATGAAAGAAATTTACTAAGCGAATTAGGGGAAGATCTGCAGTTAAATATGTTAGAAGATTCACCAGATGCAAGAGAGTTTTATAGGGATAAAAGAGAAATATGGGATTTTATACAACCTACTTTAAGAAGTTTAGATTTTAGTGTAAGTTATAATGAGAAGAGAAGATTGTTAAATAAGTATATCGAAAGAATATTTATAAACTATGATTTTGAAAAAAGAACATTTAAATTAGAATTAAAGTTCAAATTACCAATACCAGATAGGACCTTTATAGTGGACTTTAATTATATAGCTTTGTTTGATTTAAACCAAAACTCTCTTGTATTATGGAAATACGAAAACCGAAGGTATTTTACCGAAAAAAAAATTAGTCAAACATTAGAGCTTCTTAGAACTTATCAAGTATAG
- a CDS encoding antirestriction protein ArdA, translating to MTNLSVYVGTYGKYNEGSLHGKWINLSDYSDLEEFYNDIRELHKDEEDPEFMFQDYEVPDLINSLDLISEGYISKDIFEILQAIEDSSYDEEVLEAYLVGYGYNDEVIEDIIAKVEEAYSGEYSSDEDFVQELLEGCGDIPKNLPNYIHIDWERTARDVMYDYSASNNHYFRNL from the coding sequence ATGACAAATTTAAGTGTTTATGTTGGTACTTATGGTAAGTACAACGAAGGAAGTCTTCATGGAAAATGGATAAACCTATCCGACTATTCCGACCTGGAAGAATTTTACAATGACATTAGGGAGCTTCACAAAGATGAAGAAGATCCAGAGTTTATGTTCCAGGACTACGAGGTCCCAGATTTGATTAACTCTTTGGACCTAATCTCTGAGGGTTATATATCGAAAGACATATTTGAGATACTTCAAGCTATTGAGGATTCTAGTTACGATGAGGAAGTTCTGGAAGCTTACCTGGTTGGCTACGGTTATAATGATGAAGTTATAGAAGATATTATCGCTAAAGTGGAAGAAGCTTATTCCGGTGAGTACTCCAGTGATGAAGACTTCGTGCAGGAGCTTTTAGAAGGCTGTGGTGATATACCAAAGAATCTTCCTAATTATATACATATAGACTGGGAAAGAACAGCCAGGGATGTTATGTATGATTATTCAGCCAGTAACAACCACTATTTCAGAAACCTTTAA